One stretch of Mercenaria mercenaria strain notata unplaced genomic scaffold, MADL_Memer_1 contig_1860, whole genome shotgun sequence DNA includes these proteins:
- the LOC128551952 gene encoding uncharacterized protein LOC128551952 translates to MASSSPSTSTTIDYDPYEEAQMGRGRGRGRRGSGRRGQTGRGRGRGVRGKRTLRGDRLDADRRAFLEELREERKRKAHEMVESLTEEGAKNILRKAAEKVPALLLDVADE, encoded by the exons ATGGCGTCATCTAGTCCTAGCACA AGTACAACAATCGATTACGATCCGTATGAGGAAGCACAGATGGGTAGAGGAAGGGGCAGAGGACGGAGAGGTAGTGGGCGCCGAGGTCAGACTGGTCGTGGAAGAGGAAGAGGGGTCCGTGGAAAAAGAACTCTCAGGGGTGACAGGCTCGATGCTGACCGACGGGCATTTTTGGAAGAATTACGAGAAGAAAGAAAGAGAAAAGCACAT GAGATGGTTGAGTCACTTACAGAAGAAGGGGCCAAGAACATTTTGAGAAAGGCTGCAGAGAAGGTGCCTGCGTTGCTACTAGATGTAGCAGATGAATAA